Proteins encoded in a region of the Haloglomus salinum genome:
- a CDS encoding DUF7124 domain-containing protein, whose translation MDGGGGSSDMTLAFELAALKRLAEPDAVFSDARTWSKYVGVVSEEPTYVVTNFTRKNRIRQDFFSGPRGREESLENVKRQFDTDRHVLVGTSDEDADLADRVDWEYLLVEQAADAAGWELGDPEEEAAPESTEDERDDWP comes from the coding sequence ATGGACGGAGGCGGCGGTTCGAGCGACATGACCCTCGCGTTCGAGTTGGCGGCCCTGAAGCGGCTGGCCGAGCCGGACGCCGTCTTCTCGGACGCGCGCACGTGGAGCAAGTACGTCGGCGTCGTCTCGGAGGAGCCGACCTACGTGGTGACGAACTTCACCCGGAAGAATCGCATCCGGCAGGACTTCTTCTCCGGCCCGCGGGGCCGCGAGGAGTCCCTCGAGAACGTCAAACGCCAGTTCGACACGGACCGGCACGTCCTCGTCGGTACGAGCGACGAGGACGCCGACCTCGCTGACCGGGTCGACTGGGAGTACCTCCTCGTCGAGCAGGCCGCCGACGCAGCCGGCTGGGAGCTGGGGGACCCGGAGGAGGAGGCCGCGCCCGAATCGACCGAGGACGAACGCGACGACTGGCCCTGA
- the thsA gene encoding thermosome subunit alpha, with product MGGQPMFILAEDSQRTRGEDAQSSNIQAGKAIAESVRTTLGPRGMDKMLVSDDGDVVITNDGATILDKMDIEHPAAQMIVEVAETQEEEVGDGTTTASVLAGRLLAQAEDLLEDDVHPTTIVEGYHEASALALEAIEDMTLDEELDDDLLKKVTETSMTGKGTGDIEAGALAETVVGAVRAVEGEAGVERENITVRTQKGASSSATELVEGVITEEEPLHEDMPRSVEDATVAVLDVDLEIREANIDAEYDISDVDQLNQAIEAEQSELRGYAETLDEAGIDVAFVTGDIDDHVGTYLAEFGILAFDSIGDDDAGSIARATGAKTLGSVDDLDGDDFGHADRVRVERFADDDLAFVEGGAAAEAVTVLARGGTEHVADELERALNDAIDVATAALDSGGIVPGAGASEIAIADHIRSGSAGIEGRKQLAVEAFADAMDVIPRTLAENTGLDPIDALVDLRSRHEEEGVAGIISEGQTGHIDDPVDYGVFDPAAVKREAIESATEAATMIVRIDDVISSS from the coding sequence ATGGGCGGACAGCCGATGTTCATCCTCGCCGAGGACTCCCAGCGGACCCGCGGCGAGGACGCACAGTCCTCGAACATCCAGGCCGGGAAGGCCATCGCCGAATCGGTACGCACGACACTCGGGCCGCGCGGGATGGACAAGATGCTCGTGAGCGACGACGGCGACGTCGTCATCACGAACGACGGGGCGACCATCCTCGACAAGATGGATATCGAGCACCCGGCCGCGCAGATGATAGTCGAGGTCGCCGAGACCCAGGAGGAGGAGGTCGGCGACGGCACCACGACCGCCTCCGTGCTGGCGGGCCGGCTCCTCGCGCAGGCCGAGGACCTCCTCGAGGACGATGTCCACCCGACGACCATCGTCGAGGGCTACCACGAGGCCAGCGCACTCGCGCTGGAGGCCATCGAGGACATGACACTGGACGAGGAGCTCGACGACGACCTCCTGAAGAAGGTGACGGAGACCTCGATGACCGGCAAGGGTACCGGTGACATCGAGGCCGGCGCGCTCGCCGAGACCGTCGTCGGCGCCGTCCGCGCCGTCGAGGGCGAGGCCGGTGTCGAGCGCGAGAACATCACCGTTCGCACGCAGAAGGGCGCTTCCTCCTCCGCGACCGAGCTGGTCGAGGGCGTCATCACCGAGGAAGAGCCACTCCACGAGGACATGCCCCGCTCCGTCGAGGACGCGACCGTCGCCGTCCTCGACGTGGACCTGGAGATCCGCGAGGCCAACATCGACGCCGAGTACGACATCTCCGACGTCGACCAGCTGAACCAGGCCATCGAGGCCGAACAGTCCGAGCTCCGCGGCTACGCGGAGACCCTCGACGAGGCCGGCATCGACGTGGCCTTCGTCACGGGTGACATCGACGACCACGTGGGCACCTACCTGGCCGAGTTCGGCATCCTCGCCTTCGACTCCATCGGCGACGACGACGCCGGCTCCATCGCCCGCGCGACGGGCGCGAAGACGCTGGGCTCCGTCGACGACCTCGACGGCGACGACTTCGGCCACGCCGACCGCGTCCGCGTCGAGCGATTCGCGGACGACGACCTCGCCTTCGTCGAGGGTGGCGCGGCCGCCGAGGCCGTCACCGTCCTCGCCCGCGGCGGCACCGAGCACGTCGCCGACGAGCTCGAGCGCGCCCTCAACGACGCCATCGACGTCGCCACCGCCGCGCTCGACTCCGGCGGCATCGTCCCCGGCGCCGGCGCGAGCGAGATAGCCATCGCGGACCACATCCGCTCTGGCTCGGCCGGCATCGAGGGCCGCAAGCAGCTCGCCGTCGAGGCGTTCGCCGACGCGATGGACGTCATCCCGCGCACGCTCGCGGAGAACACCGGCCTCGACCCCATCGACGCGCTGGTCGACCTCCGCTCGCGCCACGAGGAGGAGGGCGTCGCCGGCATCATCTCCGAGGGACAGACCGGCCATATCGACGACCCCGTCGACTACGGCGTCTTCGACCCCGCCGCGGTCAAGCGCGAGGCCATCGAGTCCGCCACCGAGGCGGCCACGATGATCGTGCGCATCGACGACGTCATCTCGTCGAGTTAA
- a CDS encoding HVO_0758 family zinc finger protein, with translation MDSVRKGLRSEQITKDTYERLVCAECGENLDTRDNPDGLGKVRSCPECGREWQQVG, from the coding sequence ATGGACTCCGTCCGAAAGGGACTCCGCTCCGAGCAGATCACGAAGGACACGTACGAGCGGCTGGTGTGTGCGGAGTGTGGCGAGAACCTGGACACCCGCGACAACCCGGACGGCCTCGGGAAGGTCCGGTCCTGTCCGGAGTGCGGTCGGGAGTGGCAGCAGGTCGGGTAG
- a CDS encoding PspA/IM30 family protein: MGILSRASYVIRSKLNAIVSSQEDPSETLDYSYEKMRDELQDVKQGIADLTTQKKRLEIQKRRLAENVEKHNEQAREAVNAGRDDLARRALEKKKQKMTQIEDLEGQIADLQNTQDRLVEKKDELQERIERFRTEKETMKARYEAAEASARVSEAMSGVGDEMEETARAIERARDRTDEMEARAEAMDELQETGAFDDALSDEDELDRELREMRSDSEVEAELETLKAESGRGSTEVESAPEEPPAGEDADETTDAADPELEAELADLKEEDEETEDESN; encoded by the coding sequence ATGGGAATCCTCTCTCGGGCCTCGTACGTCATCCGGTCGAAGCTGAACGCCATCGTCTCCAGTCAGGAGGACCCCTCCGAGACGCTGGACTACAGCTACGAGAAGATGCGCGACGAACTGCAGGACGTCAAGCAGGGCATCGCGGACCTGACGACCCAGAAGAAGCGCCTCGAGATACAGAAGCGCCGGCTGGCGGAGAACGTCGAGAAGCACAACGAGCAGGCCCGCGAGGCCGTGAACGCGGGCCGTGACGACCTCGCACGCCGGGCGCTCGAGAAGAAGAAACAGAAGATGACCCAGATCGAGGACCTCGAAGGGCAGATCGCGGACCTGCAGAACACGCAGGACCGCCTCGTCGAGAAGAAGGACGAGCTGCAGGAGCGCATCGAGCGGTTCCGCACGGAGAAGGAGACGATGAAGGCGCGCTACGAGGCCGCCGAGGCCAGCGCCCGCGTCTCCGAGGCGATGAGCGGCGTCGGCGACGAGATGGAGGAGACCGCCCGCGCCATCGAGCGCGCCCGCGACCGGACCGACGAGATGGAGGCCCGCGCCGAAGCGATGGACGAACTCCAGGAGACGGGCGCGTTCGACGACGCCCTCTCCGACGAGGACGAACTGGACCGGGAGCTCCGCGAGATGCGCAGTGACAGCGAGGTCGAGGCCGAGCTGGAGACGCTGAAGGCCGAGTCCGGGCGCGGCTCGACGGAGGTCGAGTCGGCCCCGGAGGAGCCGCCCGCAGGCGAGGACGCCGACGAGACGACCGACGCCGCCGACCCCGAGCTGGAGGCGGAGCTGGCCGACCTGAAGGAGGAAGACGAGGAGACCGAGGACGAGTCGAACTGA
- the carA gene encoding glutamine-hydrolyzing carbamoyl-phosphate synthase small subunit, producing the protein MTDAATEDGDEHPTAYVAIEGGRVVEARSRAPGRTRGELVFTTAYTGYEESLTDPSYEEQILTFSYPLIGNYGVREERFESDRVHPRGAVAREFTEDVAEWLADEGVPAVDHLDTRDLVTGIREEGAMKCGISAGPDASPEAATEELEQCIAMSDHTDIGSQVSVPDRETHNREGDGPTVALVDCGAKGSIISSLVERDAVVEVLPYDATVADVESVDPDLLFVSNGPGDPENFERAAALVDEYVGETPIAGICLGQQVVANALGGSTEKMEFGHRGVNQPVRDLRSGRVVMTTQNHGYTVDEPGDQLEVTQINVNDDTPEGLESDDLDIITRQYHPEANPGPNDSLDFFDDVLALAGYETEAGTTGAPTKATQ; encoded by the coding sequence ATGACCGACGCCGCAACCGAGGACGGCGACGAGCATCCGACCGCCTACGTGGCCATCGAGGGTGGGCGGGTCGTGGAGGCTCGGAGCCGTGCGCCCGGGCGTACCCGCGGCGAACTCGTCTTCACGACCGCCTACACCGGCTACGAGGAGTCCCTCACCGACCCCTCGTACGAGGAACAGATTCTCACGTTCTCCTACCCGCTCATCGGGAACTACGGGGTCCGGGAGGAGCGCTTCGAGTCCGACCGCGTCCACCCGCGTGGGGCCGTCGCGCGGGAGTTCACCGAGGACGTCGCCGAGTGGCTCGCCGACGAGGGTGTCCCGGCCGTCGACCACCTCGACACCCGCGACCTCGTCACGGGCATCCGCGAGGAGGGCGCGATGAAGTGTGGTATCTCCGCGGGCCCGGACGCCTCCCCCGAGGCCGCGACGGAGGAACTCGAGCAGTGCATCGCCATGAGCGACCACACCGACATCGGCTCGCAGGTCAGCGTCCCCGACCGCGAGACACACAATCGCGAGGGCGACGGGCCCACGGTCGCCCTCGTCGACTGCGGCGCGAAGGGCAGCATCATCAGTTCGCTCGTCGAGCGCGACGCCGTCGTCGAGGTCCTCCCCTACGACGCGACGGTCGCGGACGTCGAGTCCGTCGACCCCGACCTCCTGTTCGTCTCGAACGGTCCCGGTGACCCGGAGAACTTCGAGCGCGCGGCCGCCCTGGTCGACGAGTACGTCGGCGAGACGCCCATCGCTGGCATCTGTCTCGGCCAGCAGGTCGTCGCCAACGCGCTCGGTGGCTCCACCGAGAAGATGGAGTTCGGGCACCGCGGCGTCAACCAGCCCGTCCGCGACCTGCGCTCGGGGCGCGTCGTGATGACCACGCAGAACCACGGCTACACCGTCGACGAGCCCGGCGACCAGCTGGAGGTCACGCAGATCAACGTCAACGACGACACGCCCGAGGGCCTCGAATCCGACGACCTCGATATCATCACCCGCCAGTACCACCCCGAGGCGAATCCGGGCCCGAACGACTCGCTGGACTTCTTCGACGACGTGCTGGCGCTGGCTGGCTACGAGACCGAGGCCGGGACGACCGGCGCCCCGACGAAGGCGACGCAGTAG
- a CDS encoding Lrp/AsnC family transcriptional regulator, producing the protein MDSLDREILAILRRDSRTPYTEIADEVGTSEGTVRNRVDRMLEEGVIERFTVATRTGNVKAMVEIDVAVDVDTTEMSDDMADWSEVDFVWQVSGEEDIVVVADTTDTDALNALITRARELDEVVSTKTRLILDEKLG; encoded by the coding sequence ATGGACAGCCTGGATCGGGAGATACTCGCCATCCTCCGGCGGGACTCGCGCACACCGTACACGGAGATCGCCGACGAGGTCGGGACCAGCGAGGGGACCGTCCGGAACCGGGTGGACCGGATGCTGGAGGAGGGCGTCATCGAGCGGTTCACCGTCGCCACCCGGACGGGGAACGTGAAGGCGATGGTCGAGATCGACGTGGCCGTCGACGTCGACACCACGGAGATGTCCGACGACATGGCCGACTGGTCGGAGGTGGACTTCGTCTGGCAGGTCTCGGGCGAGGAGGACATCGTCGTGGTCGCGGACACGACCGACACGGACGCGCTGAACGCGCTCATCACGCGCGCTCGCGAACTGGACGAGGTGGTATCGACGAAGACACGGCTGATACTGGACGAGAAACTCGGGTGA
- a CDS encoding DUF7504 family protein, whose translation MLHEAVDTGGVGRGDIGAEETELRRLGTQGCLSLFVGEESPAHATASSRLHARAPEEDHHLFVSPARTLPSVKHHVDAVPPGASVRVIRTSRGPDHDGRFDGIPTRAAVDQVNGSLRALGAAVSDAMEITAARDEGRPVVCLRDVTSLTDDRFELERFLLELRVAALETNAVVHAHLPVAPDHEWLDGLLDLADATCYVEDGLPPGGEWNLHEESLDAAAPGAASESA comes from the coding sequence ATGCTACACGAAGCTGTGGACACCGGCGGTGTGGGCCGCGGGGACATCGGTGCGGAGGAGACCGAGTTGCGGCGGCTCGGTACACAGGGCTGTCTGTCGCTGTTTGTCGGCGAGGAGTCGCCGGCGCACGCGACGGCGAGCAGCCGACTCCACGCACGGGCCCCCGAGGAAGACCATCACCTGTTCGTGAGTCCGGCGCGGACTCTACCTTCAGTGAAACACCACGTCGACGCCGTCCCACCGGGGGCGTCTGTCCGGGTCATCCGGACCTCGCGTGGCCCGGACCACGACGGCCGGTTCGACGGCATCCCAACTCGGGCAGCCGTCGACCAGGTCAACGGCTCGCTCCGCGCGCTCGGCGCCGCCGTCTCCGACGCGATGGAGATCACCGCCGCCCGCGACGAGGGACGCCCCGTCGTCTGCCTGCGCGATGTGACCTCGCTGACCGACGACCGGTTCGAACTGGAGCGGTTCCTGCTCGAACTCCGTGTCGCTGCTCTCGAGACGAACGCGGTCGTGCACGCCCACCTGCCGGTCGCCCCGGACCACGAGTGGCTGGACGGGCTCCTCGACCTCGCGGATGCGACCTGCTACGTCGAGGACGGGCTGCCGCCGGGTGGCGAGTGGAACCTCCACGAGGAGTCCCTCGACGCCGCCGCCCCCGGCGCCGCCAGCGAGTCCGCCTGA
- a CDS encoding NUDIX hydrolase, translating into MSTDEIDPGGAAAGDDADHENARQEVIVVDENDTEQGLANRLEAHTGDGIRHRAFTVLVFDREDNVLLAQRAADKRLWDTHWDGTVASHPEEGQSQKAATRQRLEEELGVTPDQYDDLRITDKFEYKRYYLDQGLEWEVCAVLKCTLEDRTLDPDPEEVGGRMWVPYEHLYEHQKQYRQLRLCPWFEIAMRRDFEAE; encoded by the coding sequence ATGAGCACCGACGAGATCGACCCCGGCGGCGCCGCGGCGGGCGACGACGCCGACCACGAGAACGCTCGCCAGGAGGTCATCGTCGTCGACGAGAACGACACCGAACAGGGGCTCGCCAACCGACTGGAGGCCCACACGGGCGACGGCATCCGACACCGCGCGTTCACCGTCCTCGTCTTCGACCGTGAGGACAACGTGCTGCTGGCTCAGCGGGCGGCCGACAAGCGGCTCTGGGACACCCACTGGGACGGCACCGTCGCCTCGCACCCGGAAGAGGGCCAGAGCCAGAAGGCCGCGACCCGCCAGCGCCTCGAGGAGGAACTCGGGGTCACGCCCGACCAGTACGACGACCTCCGCATCACGGACAAGTTCGAGTACAAGCGCTACTACCTCGACCAGGGCCTCGAGTGGGAGGTCTGTGCGGTCCTGAAATGTACGCTGGAGGACCGCACGCTCGACCCCGACCCCGAGGAGGTCGGCGGCCGGATGTGGGTCCCCTACGAACACCTCTACGAGCACCAGAAACAGTACCGGCAGCTCCGGCTCTGCCCGTGGTTCGAGATCGCGATGCGGCGCGACTTCGAGGCGGAGTAG
- a CDS encoding tetratricopeptide repeat protein — protein MSDDDETATAPEEAKPPVPPGQAAEDGDDEQETPSGGSDHQFSSGQGFGDPYEEGFDLEPPELKVDAGKVDPVDSRVVADTLDDRQVGADQVDADDLLDVGLSYMRINRHEQAADAFERVARFTDDERLEQEAWVDKGVAHAELEEWEPAISSYQEALRIDGDSDHAASAHTNLAYALYESGRSEQALEHAEKAVELDPRFGQAWYNRGFFLLERGLAEDALNAFDNALRLGFRNTEILEEKARALDELGHYDRAEEVASEAEEIRKEAEQELVDQHGRGGAAGAAGGPGGAGGATGDAPSAPGGGLAEELAEEFASEPPADEERDRERLDE, from the coding sequence ATGAGCGACGACGACGAGACTGCGACGGCGCCGGAGGAGGCCAAACCGCCCGTCCCTCCGGGGCAGGCGGCCGAGGACGGGGACGACGAGCAGGAGACCCCGTCCGGCGGCAGCGACCACCAGTTCTCCAGCGGCCAGGGGTTCGGCGACCCGTACGAGGAAGGGTTCGACCTCGAACCGCCCGAACTCAAGGTCGACGCCGGGAAGGTCGACCCCGTCGACTCGCGGGTCGTGGCCGACACGCTCGACGACCGGCAGGTCGGCGCCGACCAGGTGGACGCCGACGACCTGCTCGACGTGGGGCTCTCCTACATGCGCATCAACCGCCACGAACAGGCCGCCGACGCGTTCGAGCGGGTCGCCCGGTTCACCGACGACGAGCGCTTAGAGCAGGAGGCCTGGGTCGACAAGGGCGTCGCCCACGCGGAACTGGAGGAGTGGGAGCCCGCCATCAGCTCCTATCAGGAAGCCCTTCGGATCGACGGTGACAGCGACCACGCCGCGAGCGCGCACACGAACCTCGCGTACGCCCTGTACGAGTCGGGCCGGAGCGAGCAGGCGCTCGAACACGCCGAGAAGGCGGTCGAACTCGACCCGCGCTTCGGACAGGCATGGTACAATCGTGGCTTCTTCCTGCTGGAACGGGGCCTCGCCGAGGACGCCCTCAACGCGTTCGACAACGCGCTCCGGCTTGGCTTCCGGAACACGGAGATACTGGAGGAGAAGGCCCGCGCACTCGACGAGCTCGGCCACTACGACCGGGCCGAGGAGGTCGCCTCCGAGGCCGAGGAGATCAGGAAGGAGGCCGAGCAGGAACTCGTCGACCAACACGGTCGAGGCGGCGCGGCCGGAGCGGCCGGTGGGCCCGGCGGAGCCGGCGGAGCCACCGGGGACGCACCGAGCGCCCCCGGCGGCGGGCTGGCCGAGGAGCTCGCCGAGGAGTTCGCGAGTGAGCCCCCCGCCGACGAGGAGCGCGACCGCGAGCGACTCGACGAATGA
- a CDS encoding DUF424 domain-containing protein codes for MTLLLSERETPEGLIVAVCDEATLGESYENGRVSLTVTEEFYGGDPADAETVLAALARAETANIVGEQAVATAVDGGFVDPENVLDLDGTVHAQYVRF; via the coding sequence ATGACGCTCCTGCTGAGCGAACGGGAGACACCGGAGGGGCTCATCGTCGCGGTCTGTGACGAGGCGACGCTGGGCGAGTCCTACGAGAACGGCCGTGTGTCGCTCACCGTCACCGAGGAGTTCTACGGCGGGGACCCCGCCGACGCGGAGACGGTGCTGGCGGCGCTTGCGCGGGCCGAGACCGCCAACATCGTCGGCGAGCAGGCCGTCGCGACCGCCGTCGACGGCGGCTTCGTCGACCCCGAGAACGTCCTCGACCTCGACGGCACCGTCCACGCGCAGTACGTTCGGTTCTGA
- a CDS encoding sensor histidine kinase — MSSQSGVEPVLAAVVVGYALAAAIPAGLAWYTTRTRPASATARAFAATMAGITVWAGAYFVRLFAPEWAGFGLTVLAFVGITTTPVAVLLFALRYTDREQYVTPGTTALLLVVPLMTLVLLATTRSHGLFYTSFRVVQVGPLSTTSATSGPWFWVHTAYSFGTLAAASVLLVGFGARQRRLYRRQAVLIVLAVVVAWATNVAYLTGHTPVPILDLTPVGLALSGALLALAVFRTRLIDVTPVARDAVLEALDDVVIVLEGGRTVDVNAAAETLLGPDTPVGKPAVAVLPEALTAALEATGMEDAGASPRTNGSGSTSHAASGDGGAPSANGSGNWLEDPLATAGEERSESGQVIELSRGDETRYYRVRTLPLQTLGEGPATETDDGDRTDSAPALTPGAAKAPRATVLLLTDVTPQRERLRQLRKQNERLEEFAAAAAHDLRNPLNVIDGYLELAREDPDPEHLDRIDEATGRMSRLVEDLLSLGRRGRLVESAVPVSLEAAAERAWSGIETEGATLQVESGDPVPADTDRLVQLLENLLVNAVQQAGGGESVTVTVGRMPDGFYVADDGPGIPDEDRERVFDYGFTTREAGSGFGLAIVETVADAHGWDVRVVESEAGGARFEVTGVGRFDREGETWLAEP; from the coding sequence ATGTCTTCGCAGTCGGGCGTGGAGCCGGTTCTGGCCGCTGTCGTGGTAGGGTACGCCCTCGCGGCCGCCATCCCGGCCGGGCTGGCGTGGTACACGACCCGGACCCGTCCAGCGTCGGCGACGGCCCGGGCGTTCGCGGCGACGATGGCCGGCATCACGGTCTGGGCCGGGGCGTACTTCGTCCGCCTGTTCGCTCCCGAGTGGGCGGGGTTCGGTCTGACGGTCCTCGCGTTCGTCGGCATCACGACGACACCGGTCGCGGTGCTGCTGTTCGCACTGCGGTACACCGACCGTGAGCAGTACGTCACCCCCGGCACGACCGCCCTGTTGCTGGTGGTGCCGCTGATGACGCTGGTGCTACTCGCGACGACACGGTCCCACGGGCTGTTCTACACCTCGTTCCGGGTCGTCCAGGTCGGCCCGCTGTCGACGACCAGTGCAACCAGTGGACCGTGGTTCTGGGTCCACACCGCGTACAGTTTCGGCACCCTCGCCGCCGCGTCGGTCCTGCTTGTCGGCTTCGGCGCGAGGCAGCGGCGCCTGTACCGCCGGCAGGCCGTCCTCATCGTGCTCGCCGTCGTGGTGGCCTGGGCGACCAACGTCGCCTATCTGACCGGGCACACCCCCGTCCCGATACTGGACCTGACACCGGTCGGACTGGCCCTGTCGGGGGCACTCCTGGCGCTGGCCGTGTTCCGGACCCGCCTCATCGACGTGACGCCGGTAGCCCGGGACGCGGTGCTGGAGGCGCTCGACGACGTGGTCATCGTTCTGGAAGGGGGGCGCACCGTGGACGTCAACGCGGCCGCCGAGACCCTGCTCGGCCCCGACACCCCCGTCGGGAAGCCGGCGGTAGCGGTCCTCCCGGAGGCGCTTACGGCGGCACTCGAGGCCACCGGGATGGAAGATGCAGGAGCATCCCCCCGTACGAACGGTTCGGGGAGTACCTCCCACGCGGCCAGCGGGGATGGTGGCGCCCCCAGTGCGAACGGCTCCGGGAACTGGCTGGAGGACCCGCTGGCGACGGCCGGCGAGGAGCGGTCCGAGTCCGGGCAGGTCATCGAGCTGTCCCGGGGGGACGAGACCCGCTACTACCGGGTGCGGACGCTCCCCCTCCAGACGCTCGGCGAGGGCCCCGCGACCGAGACCGACGACGGCGACCGGACCGATTCGGCACCGGCGTTGACACCCGGAGCCGCGAAAGCCCCTCGTGCGACGGTGCTCCTGCTGACCGACGTGACACCGCAGCGGGAACGTCTCCGGCAGCTCCGGAAGCAGAACGAGCGGCTGGAGGAGTTCGCGGCCGCCGCGGCACACGACCTGCGGAACCCGCTGAACGTCATCGATGGCTACCTCGAGCTGGCCCGCGAGGACCCCGACCCGGAGCATCTCGACCGCATCGACGAGGCGACCGGCCGGATGAGCCGACTCGTCGAGGACCTGCTGTCACTGGGACGGCGGGGCCGGCTCGTCGAGTCCGCCGTCCCGGTGTCGCTGGAGGCGGCCGCCGAACGCGCCTGGAGCGGCATCGAGACGGAGGGAGCAACCCTCCAGGTCGAATCGGGCGACCCCGTGCCGGCGGACACGGACCGGCTGGTCCAGCTCCTCGAGAACCTGCTCGTCAACGCCGTCCAGCAGGCCGGCGGCGGCGAGTCCGTCACCGTCACCGTCGGCCGGATGCCGGACGGGTTCTACGTCGCCGACGACGGCCCCGGCATCCCGGACGAGGACCGCGAGCGGGTCTTCGACTACGGCTTCACCACCCGGGAGGCGGGCAGCGGCTTCGGACTGGCCATCGTCGAGACGGTGGCCGACGCGCACGGCTGGGACGTGCGGGTCGTCGAGAGCGAGGCGGGCGGTGCCCGCTTCGAGGTGACTGGCGTCGGTCGGTTCGACCGCGAGGGCGAGACGTGGCTGGCGGAGCCCTGA
- a CDS encoding mandelate racemase/muconate lactonizing enzyme family protein: MQITGIEQTHLDGAVDGMFYPTWIPGYPQSTHELELFEVQTDEGITGYAASPSFAGGLEYGDQLGLFLTGEDPHNIDGILQKLETVNLVGPRPWHLEMALWDIIGKDAGKPVYELLGAEATDIPCYASTGEYKPADERVDYIQDRIDEGFEAVKLRVTEVEHIEMVKEIRDHFPDLPLMVDANKGWAVRVMEEETKWSLSDAVEFARGLEEVGNVRWLEEPLPRHDYRAYARLREKTDVPIAGGEFNNGTHHFREFAKHESLDVFQPDAALATGIKQGVEVAAMAQEFGAKFVPHTWTNALGFAANLHTMTAAGSDWCEYPMEPPWTPDVWSFMLEEGFEHDEGTIRAPDEPGLGVKLDEDVLAEAKAED; encoded by the coding sequence ATGCAAATCACCGGCATCGAGCAGACGCACCTCGACGGCGCCGTCGACGGGATGTTCTACCCGACGTGGATTCCGGGCTACCCGCAGAGCACGCACGAACTGGAACTGTTCGAGGTCCAGACCGACGAGGGCATCACGGGGTACGCGGCCAGTCCCTCGTTCGCGGGCGGGCTGGAGTACGGCGACCAACTCGGGCTCTTCCTCACCGGCGAGGACCCGCACAACATCGACGGTATCCTGCAGAAACTCGAAACCGTGAATCTGGTCGGCCCGCGCCCGTGGCACCTCGAGATGGCGCTGTGGGACATCATCGGCAAGGACGCCGGCAAGCCCGTCTACGAACTGCTCGGTGCCGAGGCCACCGACATCCCCTGCTACGCCTCGACGGGCGAGTACAAGCCGGCCGACGAGCGCGTCGACTACATCCAGGACCGCATCGACGAGGGGTTCGAGGCCGTCAAGCTCCGCGTGACCGAGGTCGAGCACATCGAGATGGTGAAAGAGATCCGCGACCACTTCCCGGACCTCCCGCTGATGGTCGACGCCAACAAGGGCTGGGCCGTCCGCGTCATGGAGGAGGAGACGAAGTGGTCGCTCTCGGACGCGGTGGAGTTCGCCCGCGGGCTGGAGGAGGTCGGCAACGTCCGCTGGCTGGAGGAGCCGCTCCCCCGCCACGACTACCGGGCCTACGCCCGGCTCCGCGAGAAGACGGACGTGCCCATCGCCGGCGGCGAGTTCAACAACGGCACCCACCACTTCCGCGAGTTCGCGAAACACGAGTCGCTGGACGTGTTCCAGCCCGACGCCGCGCTCGCGACGGGTATCAAGCAGGGTGTCGAGGTCGCGGCGATGGCCCAGGAGTTCGGCGCGAAGTTCGTCCCGCACACCTGGACGAACGCGCTCGGCTTCGCGGCCAATCTGCACACGATGACCGCGGCGGGGTCGGACTGGTGCGAGTACCCGATGGAGCCACCGTGGACGCCCGACGTGTGGTCGTTCATGCTGGAGGAGGGCTTCGAGCACGACGAGGGGACGATTCGAGCGCCCGACGAGCCCGGGCTCGGAGTCAAGCTGGACGAGGACGTGCTGGCGGAAGCGAAGGCCGAGGACTGA